A genome region from Pseudanabaena sp. Chao 1811 includes the following:
- a CDS encoding metallophosphatase encodes MSHWAILSGIEANLTAYEAVLEDIKRQVPKVTELYILGDVINASAASEKVVERIRNPRIGELVPQVCKGWWEEQVLMLHGFVPDLEPNPLVEKYGVAAAKSLWDNISKETVSWISNLHFAFMEFDCLLVHGSSLSVLEVLTPESSPLLLLDRIARSNANRLFCGRSGQTFRYHIKDGSLNSHVLTLDGEEVSQTFNTSDSLAIGVGNVGGTPNKATYTIYSPNTDIVQFRTVRYGKSKGFGKS; translated from the coding sequence ATGTCACATTGGGCAATTTTAAGTGGCATTGAGGCGAATCTCACGGCTTATGAAGCAGTGCTAGAAGACATTAAGCGACAGGTTCCGAAAGTTACCGAACTTTATATTCTTGGTGATGTGATCAATGCGAGTGCTGCCAGTGAAAAAGTCGTAGAGAGAATTCGCAATCCCCGCATTGGTGAGCTAGTGCCGCAGGTCTGCAAAGGCTGGTGGGAAGAGCAAGTGCTGATGCTGCATGGATTCGTTCCCGATCTTGAGCCAAATCCTTTGGTAGAAAAATATGGCGTAGCTGCTGCAAAATCTCTTTGGGACAATATCTCTAAAGAAACCGTGTCATGGATTAGCAATCTCCATTTTGCCTTTATGGAATTTGACTGTCTATTAGTACATGGTAGTAGTTTGAGTGTATTGGAAGTTCTCACCCCTGAAAGTTCGCCTTTACTACTCCTAGATCGCATTGCCCGTAGTAATGCTAATCGCCTATTTTGCGGACGTTCTGGACAAACCTTTCGCTACCATATTAAGGATGGTTCCCTCAATTCCCATGTGTTAACCCTTGATGGTGAAGAGGTTTCGCAAACCTTTAATACTAGCGATAGCCTTGCAATCGGGGTGGGCAATGTCGGTGGCACTCCCAACAAAGCAACCTATACAATCTATAGTCCCAATACGGATATCGTGCAGTTTCGGACAGTACGCTATGGTAAGAGCAAAGGCTTTGGGAAAAGTTAA
- a CDS encoding cytochrome c biogenesis protein CcdA has translation MKIPAKWLIFGSLALLGLVLVLLTNGSVSQGLEHSISLAENSYQQWFSNQDTTNPLVLMPLAFVGGLLASVSPCILALLPVNLSYIGTRNITSRRDALLKAGLFVLGNVIVLSLFGLVSSFASAVIVEYRGHVNVVVGAIILFMGIGLLGLIQIPLPRIHIDGSHWGPFGVGLTFALISSPCSSPVLFAVLAASSTSGSQLLAVLTMASYAFGYTAIIFLASLLAGFAKQARLLLQHSELITKLGSIALILAGIYYLITGVRWFLG, from the coding sequence ATGAAAATCCCTGCAAAATGGTTAATATTTGGCAGCCTAGCCTTGCTAGGTTTAGTACTAGTTCTATTAACTAACGGTTCCGTTTCCCAAGGACTTGAACATTCCATTTCCCTAGCTGAAAATAGCTATCAGCAATGGTTCTCCAATCAGGATACAACCAATCCATTAGTTCTGATGCCACTTGCCTTTGTGGGTGGTTTACTAGCCAGCGTTTCCCCTTGCATTTTGGCTTTGCTGCCCGTCAATCTTAGTTACATCGGCACACGTAATATTACCTCTCGCCGTGATGCTTTACTCAAAGCGGGGCTATTTGTCTTAGGGAATGTGATAGTCCTCAGTCTATTTGGATTGGTATCCTCCTTTGCGAGTGCTGTGATTGTGGAATATCGCGGTCATGTCAATGTCGTAGTGGGCGCAATTATTTTGTTTATGGGGATTGGCTTATTGGGACTGATTCAGATTCCCTTGCCCCGAATCCATATCGATGGTTCCCATTGGGGACCCTTTGGTGTGGGATTAACCTTTGCCCTGATTAGTTCTCCTTGTTCCAGCCCAGTTTTGTTTGCAGTTCTCGCTGCGTCCAGCACTAGTGGTTCTCAATTACTGGCAGTTTTAACGATGGCAAGCTATGCCTTTGGCTACACCGCGATCATCTTTTTGGCAAGTCTATTAGCTGGTTTTGCCAAACAAGCAAGATTATTACTGCAACACTCAGAACTAATCACTAAATTAGGAAGCATAGCCTTAATTTTGGCAGGAATTTATTATTTAATTACAGGAGTAAGATGGTTTTTGGGTTAA
- a CDS encoding TlpA family protein disulfide reductase gives MKAQHIATLAVISLLSTVAISSCSSSPSATTPATNTVASNAAEVKPNPFAAKDKTNPCAAKDKANPCAAKDKANPCAAKAASTSIGEPLAQKLQGKPVVVDVYATWCPACKNIAPTISDLKKEYEGKVEFVVLDVSDKSTTAAAEATAKELGLSKFLAENKTQTGSLTIIDPATGKVLAQYRNNADKAAYTQVLDKALAR, from the coding sequence ATGAAAGCCCAACATATTGCCACCCTAGCTGTGATTTCATTACTATCTACTGTAGCGATCTCGTCCTGTTCTTCTAGCCCAAGCGCAACCACTCCTGCCACCAATACGGTTGCCAGCAATGCTGCCGAAGTTAAGCCAAATCCCTTTGCGGCAAAAGACAAAACTAATCCTTGCGCGGCAAAAGATAAAGCCAATCCTTGCGCGGCAAAAGACAAAGCTAATCCCTGTGCAGCAAAAGCTGCATCTACTTCCATCGGTGAACCGCTTGCTCAAAAGCTGCAAGGCAAGCCCGTTGTGGTTGATGTTTATGCTACTTGGTGTCCTGCTTGTAAAAATATCGCCCCAACCATATCCGATCTCAAGAAAGAGTACGAAGGCAAAGTGGAATTTGTGGTGTTAGATGTATCGGACAAGTCCACTACGGCTGCTGCGGAAGCCACTGCTAAAGAGCTAGGATTGAGTAAATTTCTTGCCGAGAATAAAACTCAAACTGGTTCTCTCACGATTATCGATCCTGCTACAGGCAAAGTCTTAGCGCAGTACCGTAACAATGCCGATAAAGCCGCCTATACTCAAGTGCTAGACAAGGCTTTGGCTAGATAA
- a CDS encoding thioredoxin family protein → MKVKSLSTVAAIALLSFGTAIALVKPETIQHIQQSVSEAIAGEAAYAQSVGGSLAKKLHGKPVVVDIYASWCPACKNIAPTVSQLKQQYAGKVHFVVLDVSDRASTAQSEAIAQELGLSDFFAANKNRTGSVTIVEPSTGKILSQNYNNPNKSTYTRVLDAALARR, encoded by the coding sequence ATGAAAGTTAAGTCTCTGTCAACAGTTGCCGCGATCGCCTTACTAAGTTTTGGTACGGCGATCGCCTTAGTAAAGCCAGAAACTATTCAACATATTCAACAATCCGTATCGGAAGCGATCGCAGGTGAAGCCGCCTATGCCCAATCTGTGGGTGGATCTCTCGCCAAGAAATTGCATGGCAAACCTGTAGTGGTTGATATCTATGCTAGTTGGTGTCCTGCTTGCAAAAATATTGCCCCAACTGTCTCTCAACTGAAACAACAATATGCAGGGAAGGTTCACTTTGTGGTGCTAGATGTATCAGATAGAGCATCTACGGCTCAATCAGAGGCGATCGCCCAAGAGCTAGGACTCAGTGATTTCTTTGCTGCTAACAAGAATCGAACTGGTTCAGTAACTATTGTTGAGCCATCTACAGGCAAGATTCTGTCACAAAACTATAACAACCCTAACAAGTCTACTTACACCAGAGTGTTAGATGCAGCTTTGGCGAGAAGGTAA
- a CDS encoding cupin, with the protein MQAIAQDWLVTNESECIPLALQHNLQDLLEDSRAYPYRLYRFLTDVENIIWQEQDDHLRLQKIYPLVRRLLNNSEWILTSFALPDPETGWSVQILYDEPDFELTVQTVAWSPQSISPIHNHATWGIVALIDGEEKNTFWRRSPTSEFPNHITKTGEHILNAGDILCLMPDAIHQIEAISNEPTISFNLYGITDYQQRFEFDIQEHSAKIF; encoded by the coding sequence ATGCAAGCGATCGCTCAAGACTGGTTAGTTACTAATGAAAGTGAATGTATTCCCCTTGCGCTACAGCATAATCTGCAAGATCTGCTAGAAGATTCACGCGCATACCCCTATCGACTTTATCGCTTTCTTACTGATGTTGAAAATATCATCTGGCAAGAACAAGATGATCACTTGCGATTGCAAAAAATCTATCCATTAGTACGGCGTTTACTCAATAATTCGGAATGGATTTTAACTAGTTTTGCACTACCTGATCCTGAAACGGGTTGGTCAGTCCAAATACTCTATGATGAGCCAGACTTTGAGCTAACGGTACAGACAGTAGCTTGGTCACCGCAAAGTATTTCGCCAATTCATAATCATGCAACATGGGGAATTGTAGCGCTGATTGACGGCGAAGAGAAAAATACATTTTGGCGGCGATCGCCTACATCAGAGTTTCCCAATCACATTACTAAAACTGGCGAACATATTCTCAATGCTGGCGATATTCTCTGCTTAATGCCCGATGCCATTCATCAAATTGAAGCCATTAGTAATGAACCTACAATTAGCTTTAATCTTTATGGAATTACTGACTATCAGCAACGTTTCGAGTTTGATATCCAAGAGCATAGCGCTAAAATTTTCTAA
- a CDS encoding sensor histidine kinase, which produces MPNPFKTSLQFRLTIELIAISIIGLSSVSVWAGWKMEQTLITSHKQLLEYVAMRFPEQVEMYLEMGEVNTGIERTTNKLATAELTILVQSNDGKVLAKSSNNPNSEADPTAIVATTAIPTTPQVMRFGDRYLVICGNELKVNGKIVGKVYLSQDITNQQRQLTNGLYGLVITSTVVALILIGAIAYRIQNALYPLKQMSASASTTDLEDLQSLKLQLAQAPDEVRGLVQAFNETLLRLSSAWEQQHQFVGNVSHELRTPLTVINGYLQSLLRRGDNLSIYQQQALETASAETDRTITMLQDLLDLARADSGNLHFRQSPVFLNTLVAEVAKMSEKVSDRPVKLLATDQDIVALADQDRLQQVLINLVDNAIKYSAEPVEIQLESTADQAIIHICDRGIGISLQHQNRIFERFYRADEAATRSRDGTGLGLAIAKSLIEGMHGRITLRSKPNEGSIFTIALPLWKSTNGNII; this is translated from the coding sequence ATGCCTAACCCATTCAAAACTTCACTCCAGTTCCGATTGACCATAGAATTGATTGCCATTTCGATCATTGGGTTAAGCAGTGTTTCCGTTTGGGCAGGTTGGAAAATGGAGCAGACCTTGATCACCAGTCATAAGCAGCTATTGGAATATGTGGCGATGCGTTTTCCTGAGCAGGTGGAAATGTATCTGGAAATGGGTGAAGTGAATACGGGCATAGAACGGACAACCAATAAACTCGCGACTGCGGAACTCACAATTTTAGTACAGAGTAACGATGGTAAGGTTCTTGCCAAGTCTAGCAACAATCCTAATTCAGAGGCTGATCCAACAGCTATAGTGGCAACCACAGCAATTCCCACTACGCCACAGGTAATGCGCTTTGGCGATCGCTATCTGGTAATCTGCGGCAATGAACTGAAGGTAAATGGAAAGATTGTCGGTAAAGTGTATCTATCGCAGGACATTACCAATCAGCAGCGACAATTGACGAATGGACTGTATGGCTTGGTGATTACAAGCACTGTGGTGGCGTTAATCTTAATTGGGGCGATCGCCTATCGGATTCAGAATGCGCTCTATCCATTAAAACAAATGAGTGCATCCGCAAGCACCACTGACTTAGAAGATTTGCAATCGCTCAAATTGCAGCTTGCACAGGCTCCCGATGAGGTGCGAGGACTTGTGCAAGCTTTTAACGAAACCCTGTTACGATTGTCTAGTGCTTGGGAACAGCAACATCAATTTGTCGGCAATGTATCCCACGAATTACGCACCCCCCTAACCGTAATCAATGGTTATCTCCAAAGCTTGCTACGCCGAGGCGACAACCTCAGCATTTATCAACAACAAGCCCTTGAAACCGCCAGTGCCGAAACCGATCGCACAATCACGATGCTCCAAGATTTACTAGACTTAGCCAGAGCCGACAGTGGTAATTTGCACTTCCGCCAAAGCCCTGTTTTTCTGAATACCTTAGTGGCGGAAGTTGCCAAAATGAGTGAAAAAGTCAGCGATCGCCCCGTGAAGTTATTAGCCACCGATCAAGATATAGTCGCCCTTGCCGACCAAGATCGCCTGCAACAAGTCCTGATTAATTTAGTGGATAATGCCATCAAATATTCTGCTGAACCTGTGGAGATTCAACTCGAAAGTACTGCCGATCAAGCAATTATCCATATTTGCGATCGCGGCATTGGTATTTCTTTGCAACATCAAAATCGTATTTTTGAGCGTTTTTATCGCGCCGATGAAGCTGCCACACGTTCTAGGGATGGTACGGGCTTGGGACTTGCGATCGCCAAGAGCCTAATTGAAGGTATGCATGGTCGGATTACCCTGCGTTCCAAGCCCAATGAGGGTAGTATCTTTACGATTGCCTTGCCTCTATGGAAATCAACCAACGGAAATATAATATGA
- a CDS encoding response regulator transcription factor, with the protein MSDRILLVEDDPKLSKFIASELSLEGYQVTVANNGIDGLAIARNLIESQQLDLLILDWMLPEISGLDICIRLRKHQLGGGLQVPIIMLTAKDEIPDRVTGLNAGADDYLVKPFSIEELLARIQARLRRIHPEITNSLQFANLTLNRLSREVYRATQKIELTAKEFDLLEFMLRHPHQVLTRDQILESVWGYDFMGESNIIEVYIRALRIKLEVGDRQRLLHTVRGVGYVLREQP; encoded by the coding sequence ATGAGCGATCGCATTCTCTTAGTTGAAGATGACCCAAAATTATCAAAATTCATCGCCTCAGAACTGAGTTTAGAAGGCTATCAAGTCACCGTTGCTAACAATGGTATTGATGGTTTAGCGATCGCCAGAAACTTGATTGAGTCACAGCAACTTGATCTCCTGATTCTAGATTGGATGCTTCCCGAAATTTCTGGACTAGATATCTGTATTCGGCTTCGCAAACATCAACTGGGAGGGGGGCTACAAGTACCAATTATTATGTTGACGGCAAAGGATGAAATTCCCGATCGCGTGACGGGTTTAAATGCGGGAGCTGATGATTATCTAGTCAAACCATTTAGCATTGAAGAACTCCTAGCCAGAATCCAAGCCAGACTCAGACGCATCCATCCTGAAATCACGAATAGTTTACAATTTGCCAACTTGACCCTAAACCGCCTCTCCCGTGAAGTTTATCGCGCTACTCAAAAAATCGAACTAACTGCCAAGGAATTCGATCTTCTAGAATTCATGCTACGCCATCCTCACCAAGTTCTCACCCGCGACCAAATTCTAGAATCAGTATGGGGCTATGACTTTATGGGTGAGTCCAATATCATCGAAGTCTACATTCGCGCTCTACGGATCAAGTTAGAAGTAGGTGATCGACAACGACTTTTACACACAGTACGCGGAGTGGGCTATGTGTTGCGCGAACAGCCCTGA
- a CDS encoding CobW family GTP-binding protein, which yields MNTTSSAIPVTVLTGYLGAGKTTLLNRILTHEHGKKVAVIVNEFGEVGIDHKLVVNADEEIFEMNNGCICCTVRGDLIRIITNLMRRRDKFDHLVIETTGLADPAPVIQTFFVDEDVSTKTKLDAVVTVVDAKHISQHWDAEEVQEQIAFADIILLNKTDLVSEAELEDLEKRIKAMNLMSKIYRTQNSEIDMDAVLGVGAFELERALQIDPEFLGEDAHEHDDTVTSVAIVEEGELYLPKVNNWISTLLREQGVDIFRMKGILNIKGIDERFVFQGVHMLFDGTRDRLWQLHEKRQNELVFIGRNLDAEKLKAEFLACLA from the coding sequence ATGAATACCACATCCTCTGCAATCCCTGTCACTGTGCTAACAGGCTATCTCGGTGCAGGCAAAACCACATTACTTAATCGCATTCTTACCCATGAGCATGGCAAAAAAGTTGCTGTGATCGTCAATGAATTTGGTGAAGTTGGCATCGATCATAAATTGGTCGTTAACGCTGACGAAGAAATCTTTGAAATGAACAATGGCTGTATTTGCTGTACTGTGCGTGGTGACTTGATTAGAATTATCACTAATCTGATGCGCCGCCGTGACAAGTTTGATCATTTAGTGATTGAGACCACTGGACTTGCTGATCCTGCACCTGTAATTCAAACCTTCTTTGTGGATGAAGATGTCAGCACTAAAACCAAGCTAGATGCGGTAGTCACAGTAGTTGATGCAAAGCATATCTCGCAGCATTGGGATGCTGAAGAAGTACAGGAGCAAATCGCTTTTGCCGACATTATTTTATTAAACAAAACAGATTTGGTAAGCGAGGCAGAACTCGAAGATCTAGAGAAACGCATCAAAGCAATGAACTTGATGAGCAAAATCTATCGCACTCAAAACTCAGAAATTGATATGGATGCTGTGTTAGGAGTCGGTGCATTTGAGCTAGAGAGAGCTTTACAAATTGATCCTGAATTTCTCGGTGAAGATGCCCACGAACATGACGACACCGTAACATCTGTTGCGATTGTCGAAGAAGGCGAACTCTATTTACCGAAGGTAAATAATTGGATTAGCACACTATTGCGTGAACAGGGTGTGGATATCTTTAGGATGAAGGGAATTCTCAATATCAAGGGAATTGATGAACGCTTTGTTTTTCAAGGTGTGCATATGTTATTTGATGGTACTCGTGATCGCCTATGGCAACTTCACGAAAAGCGCCAAAATGAGCTAGTATTCATCGGACGTAACCTTGATGCTGAAAAATTAAAAGCAGAGTTCCTTGCTTGCTTGGCTTAA
- a CDS encoding ABC transporter ATP-binding protein, whose translation MTANFWDIVRYFKRYRNTAIWSITGSSLFEIIDLAVPYTVGQILNVLSGRSLDPEINSLVIAMAGIFGQSPNPTTALIMLSGLIFVVTVLRAPIQVWIANNFHWEIALKSRRDQTQKAIAKILTLPIEFYDENNAGRIAGRVARGLANHMWSYPEIAGQLIPKVVRILGIFVIICAIAWWISAFFLVSFILVLLGSLQKLKGLVKTEENLDIYQENTESRTSEIITSIKTVKAFANEAKEYKRQSDRLEREAKVSLWGIHIGYVKLGMVRDTVLEACQFVVFGAALFATFGGKMSIGHFITISTLASMAYSEIKPICLLAEVFARRYSSMLRFHEFMKQANGQDAAIALHPDTKYPQYRLTGKVEFRNLTFGYDRDRPVLGKIQFTINPYETVALVGKSGSGKSTLVKLLFRYFEPSSGGILIDGTNITELDITGYRKRLAIVHQEVDIFNGTLMDNLVYGNPTATFAQVQEACAIASVDEFLHLLPRGYNTIVGERGVRLSGGQRQRLGIARALLVNPDILVFDEATSSLDYESERSIQLAMRRIQGTRTTIVIAHRLSTVREADKIVVLDKGAIVEIGSHQQLLAQGGIYHRLHSLQESGELL comes from the coding sequence ATGACCGCTAACTTTTGGGACATTGTCCGTTACTTTAAACGCTATCGCAACACGGCGATATGGAGCATTACAGGTTCCAGTCTATTTGAAATCATCGATCTCGCCGTTCCCTATACCGTTGGGCAAATTCTGAATGTGTTATCAGGGCGATCGCTCGATCCTGAAATCAATAGCCTTGTTATCGCAATGGCGGGTATTTTTGGACAGTCTCCGAATCCCACTACCGCATTAATTATGTTATCAGGCTTGATTTTTGTGGTGACGGTTTTACGCGCACCGATTCAGGTCTGGATTGCCAATAACTTCCACTGGGAAATTGCCCTCAAATCACGCCGCGATCAGACTCAAAAAGCGATCGCCAAAATTTTGACCCTACCCATCGAGTTTTACGATGAGAATAATGCGGGCAGGATTGCAGGACGTGTGGCGCGAGGTTTAGCCAATCACATGTGGTCATATCCCGAAATCGCAGGGCAATTGATTCCAAAAGTCGTGCGAATTCTCGGTATTTTTGTAATCATCTGTGCGATCGCATGGTGGATCTCGGCATTCTTTTTAGTGTCATTTATTTTAGTGCTATTAGGAAGTTTGCAAAAACTGAAGGGATTAGTCAAAACGGAAGAGAATCTCGATATCTATCAAGAGAATACCGAAAGTCGCACTTCCGAAATTATTACTAGCATCAAGACTGTCAAAGCTTTTGCTAATGAAGCGAAAGAATATAAACGCCAAAGCGATCGCCTTGAACGGGAAGCAAAAGTCTCACTTTGGGGCATTCACATTGGCTATGTAAAATTAGGCATGGTGCGCGATACGGTGTTGGAAGCTTGTCAATTTGTCGTATTTGGAGCTGCCCTATTCGCTACTTTTGGTGGCAAGATGTCCATTGGGCATTTCATCACCATTTCCACCTTGGCTAGCATGGCTTATTCGGAAATCAAACCGATTTGTTTACTTGCCGAAGTCTTTGCCCGTCGCTATTCCTCGATGTTGCGCTTCCATGAGTTCATGAAACAAGCCAATGGACAGGATGCGGCGATCGCCTTGCATCCTGATACCAAATATCCGCAATATCGTTTGACAGGTAAAGTCGAGTTCCGCAATCTCACCTTTGGTTATGACCGCGATCGCCCTGTCCTCGGAAAGATTCAATTTACCATCAATCCCTATGAAACCGTTGCCCTAGTAGGAAAATCAGGTTCTGGTAAATCCACTTTAGTTAAATTGCTATTCCGTTACTTCGAGCCATCAAGTGGCGGCATTTTGATTGATGGGACAAATATCACCGAACTAGATATTACGGGCTACCGTAAACGTTTAGCGATCGTGCATCAGGAAGTAGATATCTTTAATGGAACCCTGATGGATAATCTGGTTTACGGCAATCCTACGGCAACTTTCGCTCAAGTTCAAGAAGCCTGTGCGATCGCCAGTGTGGACGAGTTTCTCCATTTATTACCAAGGGGCTATAACACCATCGTCGGTGAACGGGGTGTGCGTCTCTCTGGTGGTCAACGTCAGCGCTTAGGCATTGCCAGAGCTTTACTAGTTAATCCTGATATTCTCGTCTTTGATGAGGCAACTTCTAGCCTTGATTACGAATCCGAGCGATCGATTCAACTCGCCATGCGTCGCATTCAGGGAACCCGCACCACGATTGTGATTGCTCACCGACTCAGCACTGTGCGCGAAGCCGATAAGATTGTAGTTTTAGATAAAGGTGCGATCGTTGAAATCGGTTCCCATCAACAGCTTCTCGCTCAAGGTGGTATCTATCATCGCTTACATTCTTTGCAAGAGTCGGGTGAATTGTTGTAA